The proteins below come from a single Arthrobacter crystallopoietes genomic window:
- the nirD gene encoding nitrite reductase small subunit NirD → MTALTAPEILTASELRPDALAADALEWHTVCRVADLEVAWGEAALIDGEQVALIKVSASEVYAVSHRDPATGAHVMARGIVGNKGWHRTLASPLYKEVYDLATGECFTDPALSLRVYPVRLRDGVVTVGVPGRAAVGIAA, encoded by the coding sequence ATGACCGCACTTACCGCTCCCGAGATACTTACGGCGTCCGAGCTGCGCCCTGACGCACTGGCCGCCGATGCCCTCGAGTGGCATACCGTCTGCCGCGTTGCCGATCTGGAAGTTGCCTGGGGCGAGGCCGCGCTGATCGATGGCGAACAGGTGGCTCTGATCAAGGTCTCCGCCAGCGAGGTCTACGCGGTTTCCCACCGCGACCCGGCTACCGGAGCCCACGTTATGGCCCGCGGCATCGTCGGTAATAAGGGCTGGCACCGGACGCTCGCGTCACCCTTGTACAAAGAGGTCTACGACTTGGCGACGGGCGAATGCTTCACCGATCCGGCCTTGTCCCTGCGCGTCTACCCGGTCCGGCTCCGGGATGGTGTGGTGACCGTTGGAGTGCCGGGCCGCGCCGCCGTCGGAATCGCCGCATGA